A genomic segment from Candidatus Hydrogenedentota bacterium encodes:
- the srlD gene encoding sorbitol-6-phosphate dehydrogenase encodes MKGITLEGRKAVVTGGAQGLGAAITEHLAEEGCDVVVWDINLEQAKATAADVAARTGRLVEGRAVDVTDADAVRDAVDAAVALMGRLDVMVCNAGILIAGDSLTFDADKWRKVIDVDLTGYFLCAREAARVMVPRGRGSIIQINSKSGKKGSFRNSAYAAAKFGGVGVTQSLALEFAELGVRVNAVCPGNLLNSPLWVNSLFKQYAKNQGITEEQVRQKYIDQVPMKRPCEYRDVTNVVVFLASDASGYMTGQAVNVTGGQEMK; translated from the coding sequence ATGAAGGGCATCACACTCGAGGGCCGCAAGGCCGTGGTCACCGGCGGCGCGCAGGGACTCGGCGCCGCCATCACGGAGCACCTCGCCGAAGAGGGCTGCGACGTCGTGGTGTGGGACATCAACCTGGAGCAGGCAAAGGCCACGGCGGCGGACGTCGCCGCGCGCACCGGGCGCCTCGTCGAGGGGCGCGCCGTGGACGTCACGGACGCCGACGCCGTGCGCGACGCCGTGGACGCGGCGGTGGCGCTCATGGGGCGGCTGGACGTGATGGTCTGCAACGCGGGCATCCTCATCGCGGGCGACTCCCTCACCTTCGACGCCGACAAGTGGCGCAAGGTGATTGACGTGGACCTGACGGGCTATTTCCTCTGCGCCCGCGAGGCCGCCCGCGTCATGGTGCCGCGCGGCCGCGGCTCCATCATCCAGATCAACTCCAAGTCCGGGAAGAAGGGCAGTTTCCGGAACAGCGCCTACGCGGCCGCGAAATTCGGCGGCGTCGGCGTGACCCAGAGCCTCGCCCTCGAGTTCGCCGAGCTGGGCGTGCGCGTCAACGCCGTCTGCCCCGGCAACCTGCTCAACTCGCCCCTGTGGGTGAACAGCCTCTTCAAGCAGTACGCGAAGAACCAGGGCATCACCGAGGAGCAGGTCCGCCAGAAGTACATTGACCAGGTCCCCATGAAGCGCCCCTGCGAATACCGCGACGTCACCAACGTCGTGGTCTTCCTCGCCAGCGACGCCTCCGGCTACATGACCGGCCAGGCCGTCAATGTCACCGGCGGACAGGAAATGAAATAG
- a CDS encoding alcohol dehydrogenase catalytic domain-containing protein, with protein MTLSEFKQAAKPLPAEYRAWQVFGAGLENVGRDGQSVPLPLREPADNEVMVRVDALGLCLSDMKIIALGGNHPRLRGRDLANDPTVLGHECACTVVKAGKQWADRFQPGQRFIVQADIYYKGVNDAFGYMIPGGLAEYAYVDERVLDGDEGCYLLPVQDATGYSQAALAEPWACVEMSYDLTERLEPTGAAQLIVSDAPGALKAQLPNARVAGTDLAGLAEADTFDDIVLEGATPALVEALGKRLNPKGNLYLLGAPKEDGKAPLDVGGIHYQAKRILGGGATLAEVAAANARNDLLPGGTSLFIGAGGPMGQMHVQRAIEKADGSKTVVVTDLDRGRLNHIVARFGDLAARRGVELVTLSPADFASQDEMNAKIVELGGPEGYSDVVVLAPVPGLASFAVDLAAPRGFVNVFAGLAVGTVAPLAVSKLCQGVKVIGCSGSRISDLRKVLALAEAGELDTNRSVAAIGGLNAAHHGLKAVKEAKYPGKTVIYTQIPELPLMSLEEVKEKLPGVGAKLSPEGGWTVAAETALLEKFAQ; from the coding sequence ATGACACTGAGCGAATTCAAACAGGCGGCGAAGCCCCTCCCGGCCGAATACCGGGCGTGGCAGGTCTTCGGCGCCGGGCTGGAAAACGTGGGCCGCGACGGCCAGTCCGTCCCCCTGCCGCTGCGGGAGCCGGCGGACAACGAGGTCATGGTCCGCGTGGACGCCCTCGGCCTGTGCCTGTCGGACATGAAAATCATCGCCCTCGGCGGCAACCACCCCCGCCTGCGGGGCCGCGACCTGGCGAACGACCCGACGGTCCTCGGACACGAGTGCGCCTGCACGGTGGTCAAGGCCGGAAAACAGTGGGCGGACCGGTTCCAGCCGGGCCAGCGGTTCATCGTCCAGGCGGACATCTATTACAAGGGCGTGAACGACGCCTTCGGCTACATGATCCCCGGCGGCCTCGCCGAATACGCCTATGTGGACGAGCGCGTGCTCGACGGCGACGAGGGTTGCTACCTGCTGCCCGTGCAGGACGCCACCGGGTACAGCCAGGCGGCCCTCGCGGAGCCCTGGGCCTGCGTCGAAATGTCCTACGACCTCACGGAGCGGCTGGAGCCCACCGGCGCGGCGCAGTTGATCGTGTCCGACGCGCCCGGCGCGCTGAAGGCGCAGCTGCCGAACGCCCGGGTCGCCGGCACAGATCTCGCCGGACTGGCGGAGGCCGACACCTTTGACGACATCGTGCTGGAGGGCGCCACCCCCGCGCTGGTGGAGGCCCTCGGCAAACGCCTGAACCCCAAGGGAAACCTTTATCTCCTCGGCGCGCCGAAGGAGGACGGCAAGGCCCCCCTCGACGTCGGCGGCATCCATTACCAGGCCAAGCGGATTCTGGGCGGCGGCGCCACGCTGGCGGAGGTCGCCGCCGCGAACGCGCGCAACGACCTGCTGCCCGGCGGCACCTCGCTGTTCATCGGCGCGGGCGGCCCCATGGGCCAGATGCACGTCCAGCGGGCCATTGAAAAGGCCGACGGCTCCAAGACCGTCGTGGTCACGGACCTTGACCGGGGCCGCCTGAACCACATCGTGGCGCGTTTCGGCGACCTGGCCGCCCGCCGCGGGGTGGAGCTGGTGACGCTGTCCCCCGCCGACTTTGCGTCGCAGGACGAGATGAACGCAAAAATCGTCGAACTCGGCGGCCCGGAGGGCTACAGCGACGTGGTCGTCCTCGCACCGGTGCCCGGCCTGGCCAGTTTCGCCGTGGACCTCGCCGCGCCGCGCGGCTTCGTGAACGTCTTCGCCGGGCTGGCCGTCGGCACGGTGGCCCCCCTGGCCGTCTCGAAACTCTGCCAGGGCGTCAAGGTCATCGGGTGCAGCGGTTCGCGCATCTCCGACCTGCGCAAGGTGCTCGCCCTGGCCGAGGCGGGCGAGCTGGACACCAACCGCAGCGTGGCCGCCATCGGCGGGCTCAACGCGGCGCACCACGGGCTCAAGGCGGTGAAGGAGGCGAAGTACCCCGGCAAGACCGTCATCTACACGCAAATCCCCGAACTCCCGCTGATGTCGCTGGAGGAGGTGAAAGAGAAACTGCCCGGGGTCGGCGCGAAGCTGAGCCCCGAGGGCGGCTGGACCGTGGCGGCCGAGACGGCCCTGCTGGAGAAATTCGCGCAATGA
- a CDS encoding class II aldolase, whose protein sequence is MDKHDVLKQLVDMSHCLGDPSRTFAILGEGNTSARIDAETMYVKASGTCLATMGEADFLEVSIPRATAILEDPNAGDADVAAALRGSLCDPSEKRMPSVETMMHALLYRHYPEYGFIGHTHPVSTNALMCSIHAREAAMGRLCPDHIVVMGHKSVFVPYVDPGLVLAREVRERVARYVEEEGVLPKAMLLENHGLFALGATARAVMNITEMAEKMSKILLGAYSAGGPRFMSGADIRRIDTRPDEKYRQNTLGQEK, encoded by the coding sequence ATGGACAAGCATGACGTTCTGAAGCAGCTCGTGGACATGTCGCACTGCCTGGGCGACCCGTCGCGCACCTTTGCCATCCTGGGCGAGGGGAACACGTCGGCCCGCATTGACGCGGAAACGATGTATGTGAAGGCGTCGGGCACCTGCCTGGCGACGATGGGGGAGGCGGACTTTTTGGAGGTTTCCATCCCCCGGGCGACGGCGATTCTGGAAGACCCGAACGCGGGGGACGCGGATGTGGCGGCGGCGCTGCGGGGGTCGCTGTGCGACCCGTCGGAGAAGCGGATGCCGTCGGTGGAGACGATGATGCACGCCCTGCTTTACCGGCACTACCCGGAATACGGGTTCATCGGCCACACCCACCCCGTCTCCACGAACGCGCTCATGTGCTCGATCCACGCGCGGGAGGCCGCCATGGGCCGTCTCTGCCCGGACCACATCGTGGTCATGGGCCACAAGTCCGTCTTTGTCCCCTATGTGGACCCCGGGCTGGTGCTGGCGCGGGAAGTGCGGGAGCGGGTGGCGCGTTATGTGGAGGAGGAGGGCGTGCTGCCGAAGGCGATGCTGCTGGAGAACCACGGGCTGTTCGCCCTCGGCGCGACGGCGAGGGCCGTCATGAACATCACCGAAATGGCCGAAAAAATGTCGAAGATTCTGCTGGGCGCGTACAGCGCCGGCGGCCCGCGCTTCATGAGCGGCGCGGACATCCGCCGGATTGACACCCGCCCGGACGAAAAATACCGCCAGAACACCCTCGGGCAGGAAAAGTAA
- a CDS encoding NUDIX hydrolase has product MERWTESRIVFEGKIITVRTGTVVLDDGTTAYREVVEHPGGVCILPFTGSSVILVRQFRIALNRDLLEAPAGKLEGPEDPLRRGLIELEEEVGLKAGRVVDAGRVCATVGFCSEVIHLFLAFDLEQTERCPEPDERIEVVEIPLAEVRAGLRDHRFDDAKTVVLLHRLLDHLDNLH; this is encoded by the coding sequence ATGGAACGCTGGACGGAAAGCCGCATTGTCTTTGAGGGAAAGATCATCACGGTCCGGACGGGCACGGTGGTGCTGGACGACGGCACCACGGCGTACCGGGAGGTTGTGGAGCATCCAGGGGGCGTGTGTATCCTCCCCTTTACAGGAAGCTCCGTCATTCTGGTGCGCCAGTTCCGCATCGCCCTGAACCGGGACCTACTGGAGGCGCCGGCGGGGAAATTGGAGGGACCAGAGGATCCCCTGCGCCGCGGGCTGATCGAACTGGAGGAGGAGGTCGGCCTGAAGGCCGGGCGCGTGGTGGACGCGGGGAGGGTCTGCGCGACCGTCGGCTTCTGCTCGGAGGTCATCCACCTGTTCCTCGCGTTCGACTTGGAGCAGACCGAGCGGTGCCCGGAGCCGGACGAGCGCATCGAGGTGGTGGAGATTCCCCTGGCCGAGGTCCGCGCGGGACTCCGCGACCACCGTTTTGACGACGCGAAGACCGTGGTGCTGCTCCACCGGCTTTTGGACCATTTGGACAACCTGCATTAG